One genomic segment of Parvularcula marina includes these proteins:
- a CDS encoding TonB-dependent receptor domain-containing protein has translation MNKFGKTAPSALLALAMCGIAGTAVAQEDEGDVIVVRGALVPDEKQNTAEISSLLDAEDFERQGDSDIASALKRVAGLSITDGKFPVARGLNERYSSATLNGVPIPSPEPLRRAAPLDIVPTRILAGSLAQKTYSPEYSAEFGGAAIDLRTVGVPNESFVSLKIGMEVDTETTLREGYFYDGSDTDVLGFDDGLRNLPGIADRAVREGVDAVGQIALDTAFEQDKTLLITEGDVPVNGSFSASVGLIIADTANYRIGTTTHVGYSNEWQFRDAFENRTEGTNLLNNSNSVTSDYDETRQEIGVNAFNTTGIEFGNGDHEIALTTYLLRSSLKSAKITSDTDNDVTQNEIRRESTSWLEREVWQGQLNGTHLFADMKDLEFAWRVAYGEASREEPYNRQTYRILSPTSGNYLYAEGEADENTIKFSELQDENFYFAGDFTLPFDVFGRTSELRFGGSYRDNSRSTLRRDFDFRSPQTGATGVISASPELAASRIDLIYSDVVLASNIINISARAGRLFPDASEASMEVTAAYALADVQLNDYLRASVGVRYEDSSEETSVTLTTANGGTQSFDPLEEEYFLPAVTLTWNPFGNIQVRGAYSQTITRPQFRELAVADFVDPNLGITLTGNPFLVNSEIDNYDVRAEWYFARNEFLTVGLFYKDITNPIEQYQTGREANTTSFLNAPSAEVYGVEVEFEKKFPLDEWFDGEQWYGKELFFATNYTWSESKVSADGIVTIARNSQGMFVPDTGDAAGRITDGRKLQGQSDHLFNLQLGIENIDTGTKLTGLVNYASERVLFAETVGGTGPAVLEQPPVSFDLVFSQDVEFMSADYGLGISVKNILGEDYSAYREDISGADAPFLEYDRGTKFSISLSRDF, from the coding sequence ATGAACAAATTTGGTAAAACGGCGCCATCGGCGCTTCTTGCCCTAGCGATGTGCGGCATTGCCGGCACCGCAGTGGCGCAGGAAGACGAAGGTGACGTCATCGTCGTCCGGGGCGCGCTCGTCCCCGACGAGAAACAGAACACGGCGGAAATTTCGAGCCTTCTCGACGCTGAGGATTTCGAACGCCAGGGTGACTCCGATATCGCTTCCGCACTCAAGCGCGTAGCCGGTCTCTCGATCACCGATGGCAAGTTCCCGGTCGCTCGCGGCCTAAACGAACGCTATTCCTCCGCGACGCTGAACGGCGTGCCGATCCCGTCGCCTGAGCCGCTGCGCCGTGCAGCACCGCTCGACATCGTGCCCACACGGATCCTTGCCGGATCGCTCGCCCAGAAGACCTATTCGCCGGAATACTCCGCTGAATTCGGTGGTGCGGCGATCGATCTGCGTACCGTTGGTGTGCCGAATGAAAGCTTTGTGTCGCTGAAAATCGGCATGGAAGTTGACACCGAGACGACGCTCCGTGAAGGCTATTTCTACGATGGCTCGGACACGGACGTTCTTGGTTTCGATGATGGCCTGCGGAACCTGCCGGGTATTGCAGACCGCGCCGTGCGCGAAGGCGTCGACGCTGTCGGTCAAATCGCCCTCGACACCGCTTTCGAGCAGGACAAGACGCTTCTGATCACTGAAGGCGACGTGCCGGTCAATGGCAGCTTCTCTGCCAGCGTTGGCCTCATCATCGCGGATACGGCAAATTATCGCATCGGTACGACGACGCATGTCGGTTACTCGAATGAGTGGCAGTTCCGTGATGCCTTCGAGAACCGGACGGAAGGCACCAACCTTCTGAACAACTCGAACTCGGTCACCTCCGATTACGACGAGACCCGCCAGGAAATCGGCGTCAATGCCTTCAACACGACGGGCATCGAATTCGGCAATGGCGATCACGAGATTGCGCTGACGACTTACCTTCTGCGCAGCTCGCTGAAGTCGGCCAAGATCACGTCGGACACGGATAATGACGTGACCCAGAACGAGATCCGCCGCGAATCGACGAGCTGGCTCGAGCGTGAAGTCTGGCAGGGGCAACTCAACGGCACACACCTGTTCGCCGATATGAAAGACCTCGAATTTGCATGGCGCGTCGCTTACGGCGAAGCATCCCGCGAAGAGCCTTACAATCGCCAGACCTACCGCATTCTGAGCCCGACCAGCGGGAACTATCTCTATGCGGAAGGTGAAGCTGACGAGAACACGATCAAGTTCTCCGAGCTTCAGGACGAAAACTTCTATTTCGCAGGTGACTTCACCCTGCCATTCGATGTTTTTGGCCGCACTTCAGAGCTCCGCTTCGGCGGTAGCTACCGGGACAATTCCCGCTCGACACTGCGTCGTGACTTCGACTTCCGCTCACCGCAGACCGGCGCCACCGGCGTCATCTCGGCCAGCCCGGAACTCGCCGCCTCGCGTATCGACCTCATCTATTCGGATGTGGTTCTCGCCTCGAACATCATCAACATCTCGGCCCGTGCCGGTCGTCTCTTCCCGGATGCGTCTGAAGCTTCCATGGAAGTGACTGCGGCCTATGCCCTCGCTGATGTTCAGCTTAACGACTATCTGCGCGCTTCGGTCGGCGTCCGTTATGAAGACTCATCAGAAGAGACTTCGGTCACGCTGACCACGGCGAATGGCGGTACCCAGTCTTTCGATCCGCTTGAGGAAGAATACTTCCTGCCGGCGGTGACGCTGACCTGGAACCCGTTCGGCAACATCCAGGTCCGTGGTGCTTACTCCCAGACGATCACCCGTCCGCAGTTCCGCGAATTGGCCGTGGCTGACTTTGTTGACCCGAACCTTGGCATCACGCTGACTGGTAACCCGTTCCTCGTGAACTCCGAGATCGACAACTATGACGTTCGCGCTGAATGGTACTTTGCCCGTAACGAGTTCCTGACGGTTGGCCTGTTCTACAAGGACATCACCAACCCGATTGAGCAGTACCAGACGGGCCGGGAAGCCAACACGACCTCGTTCCTCAATGCGCCGTCTGCTGAAGTTTACGGTGTGGAGGTCGAGTTCGAGAAGAAATTCCCGCTCGATGAATGGTTCGACGGTGAGCAGTGGTATGGCAAGGAACTCTTCTTCGCCACCAACTACACCTGGTCGGAATCTAAGGTCAGCGCCGATGGCATCGTGACGATCGCCCGGAACTCTCAAGGCATGTTCGTGCCGGATACGGGCGACGCTGCTGGCCGGATCACCGATGGCCGGAAGCTGCAAGGTCAGTCCGATCACCTGTTCAACCTGCAACTCGGCATCGAGAACATCGACACCGGCACCAAGCTGACGGGTCTCGTCAACTATGCCAGCGAGCGCGTTCTCTTCGCGGAGACGGTTGGCGGCACGGGCCCGGCCGTTCTTGAACAGCCGCCGGTCTCCTTCGACCTCGTTTTCAGCCAGGACGTCGAATTCATGAGCGCTGATTATGGCCTCGGGATCTCGGTCAAGAACATCCTGGGCGAGGACTATTCGGCCTATCGGGAAGACATTTCCGGCGCCGATGCCCCGTTCCTTGAATATGACCGCGGCACCAAGTTCTCGATCAGCCTCAGCCGCGACTTCTAA
- the gspH gene encoding type II secretion system minor pseudopilin GspH: MAAGTKTVRSRGFTLVELLVVMVVMALVSGILLTSLPQRKSEAQRAALTLSELTQRLSDQAVIEGRAYGMDVTEGTLLLYRYAEGGWQRRPVPSEARLDDEIFLTLMAGEEFDLPEEEESGELLFRNRNGEAQIRTEKIRPAVIFNPAGDQTPFTLRVSDREDAYLLDVTALNGREVRHASE; encoded by the coding sequence TTGGCAGCTGGAACTAAAACCGTCCGTTCACGGGGGTTTACGCTCGTCGAGCTGCTCGTCGTCATGGTCGTGATGGCGCTGGTTTCCGGTATCCTGCTGACATCGCTGCCGCAGCGAAAGAGCGAGGCGCAACGCGCGGCGCTCACGCTTTCTGAACTGACCCAGCGGCTCTCGGATCAGGCGGTCATCGAGGGGCGAGCCTATGGCATGGACGTCACCGAGGGCACGCTTCTGCTCTATCGCTATGCCGAAGGCGGATGGCAGCGGCGGCCCGTGCCTAGTGAGGCGCGGCTTGATGATGAAATCTTCCTGACCCTGATGGCTGGCGAGGAGTTCGACCTGCCCGAAGAGGAAGAGAGCGGCGAGCTTCTTTTCCGCAACCGCAATGGCGAGGCGCAGATCCGCACTGAAAAGATCCGCCCGGCGGTCATCTTCAATCCAGCCGGAGACCAGACGCCTTTTACATTACGGGTCAGTGATCGCGAGGATGCGTATCTTCTTGATGTGACCGCCCTCAATGGCAGGGAGGTGCGCCATGCGTCAGAGTGA
- the gspI gene encoding type II secretion system minor pseudopilin GspI, whose amino-acid sequence MRQSERGLTLIEVLVAILILGTAVASLLALTGQQTRNADALRENMLARITAENIMVATVLAEDRNQRDDQGTAEIAGRSYDWQVIRREGPLEGLEILTVEISDPAQDGRVLATMGTLNPETGP is encoded by the coding sequence ATGCGTCAGAGTGAGCGCGGGCTGACCCTGATCGAAGTCTTGGTCGCGATCCTGATCCTCGGGACGGCGGTCGCCTCCCTTCTTGCCCTGACGGGCCAGCAGACCCGCAATGCCGATGCCCTGCGTGAGAACATGCTGGCGCGCATCACGGCTGAGAATATCATGGTCGCAACCGTGCTAGCAGAGGACCGCAACCAGCGGGATGATCAGGGAACGGCGGAAATTGCGGGCCGCTCTTATGACTGGCAGGTGATCCGCCGCGAGGGACCGCTTGAAGGGCTTGAGATCCTGACCGTTGAGATCAGTGATCCGGCGCAGGACGGCCGCGTACTGGCGACGATGGGGACGCTGAACCCGGAGACGGGGCCATGA
- a CDS encoding type II secretion system protein N, whose amino-acid sequence MAGRVAMDGAESAAVPNAGAGETSRKTDSRLPRLVVTGGLVVLLAVLFVRFVYSLITPLPHPPATPPAIAESGPQTDLTIFSRFDPFEGNVPAPEAAPIETAEETRLNLKLFGTFLGDTPSAIVQGTDNRQGVYFLGDEITSGVTIREIRPNQILLDRRGALETLTLENRDAGPSGGSMRGTAPRLPGGVNTGSLGELADIVRIQPGPDGRGFLLYAGRKPELFAASGLQDGDHLISIDGERLHGNMSRLSSLPILLASEPVIVTVERAGTPLEVEIDLTGLTP is encoded by the coding sequence ATGGCAGGGCGTGTAGCGATGGATGGAGCGGAAAGCGCCGCGGTTCCCAATGCAGGGGCCGGGGAGACTTCCCGGAAAACGGACAGCCGCCTGCCGCGGCTGGTGGTCACCGGCGGACTGGTTGTCCTGCTGGCGGTCCTGTTCGTCCGATTTGTCTATTCGCTGATCACCCCCTTGCCGCATCCGCCCGCAACACCGCCCGCGATTGCTGAGAGCGGCCCGCAGACAGACCTCACCATTTTCAGCCGCTTTGATCCCTTCGAGGGCAATGTGCCCGCGCCCGAAGCCGCGCCGATCGAGACGGCGGAGGAAACCCGCCTCAATCTCAAACTGTTCGGCACATTCCTCGGCGATACGCCCTCCGCCATTGTGCAGGGAACGGATAATCGTCAGGGCGTCTATTTCCTTGGCGATGAGATCACCAGCGGCGTGACGATCCGCGAGATCCGCCCCAACCAGATCCTGCTTGATCGCCGGGGCGCGCTTGAGACCCTGACGCTTGAGAACCGGGACGCGGGGCCGTCTGGTGGGTCCATGAGAGGCACCGCACCGCGCCTGCCGGGCGGGGTGAATACTGGCTCCCTCGGTGAGCTCGCCGATATCGTCCGCATCCAGCCGGGCCCGGACGGGCGGGGCTTTCTTCTTTACGCCGGGCGCAAGCCGGAGCTGTTCGCAGCCTCCGGGCTGCAGGACGGCGATCATCTCATCTCCATCGACGGGGAGAGGCTTCACGGGAATATGAGCCGGCTTTCGAGCCTGCCGATCCTGCTGGCCAGTGAACCCGTCATTGTCACCGTCGAGCGCGCTGGCACGCCGCTTGAAGTGGAAATCGATCTGACAGGATTAACGCCATGA
- the gspF gene encoding type II secretion system inner membrane protein GspF, whose translation MTSFRYEAVDAAGRRKKGVVSAETQRRARREIQGKGLTPLSIKSVSERDKGEGAKRTPNPPQKDIISATRQLATLIDASTTVEEALSAVAAQMRGEALAEMLLSIRARIIEGWKLSDALGEYPKSFSPLYRGIVSAGEASGNLGPVLLRLADMQEKNRSMAMKALSALIYPAVVFIVAVLVIVALMNFVVPQIVGQFARADEDLPLITDIVIGTSNFIRDWGWLLLLVLVGSGIAFWQMRRRPVSRMKMDRMILSLPLIGGLARELDAARFARTLATLFSSGAPLLDSLRSAKRTVTNSWISDRLETTLTGVREGASLSTAIRRAEVFPPMMASMIAAGERSGRLPDLLERTAAQMEGSFETAVNVTLRLLEPLVIVILGGIVLLIVLAIMLPILQINTMAL comes from the coding sequence GTGACCTCCTTTCGCTACGAAGCCGTTGATGCCGCAGGCCGCCGCAAGAAGGGCGTCGTCTCCGCCGAGACGCAGCGCCGCGCGCGCCGGGAGATCCAGGGCAAGGGGCTGACTCCGCTATCGATCAAATCGGTCAGTGAACGGGACAAGGGCGAAGGCGCAAAGCGCACGCCCAATCCGCCGCAAAAGGACATCATTTCCGCGACCCGCCAGCTTGCAACCCTGATCGACGCCTCAACCACGGTGGAGGAGGCGCTGTCCGCCGTTGCTGCCCAGATGCGGGGCGAGGCGCTGGCCGAGATGCTGCTCTCGATCCGGGCAAGGATCATTGAGGGATGGAAGCTCTCCGACGCGCTTGGCGAATACCCCAAGAGCTTCTCGCCGCTTTATCGCGGCATCGTCTCCGCGGGGGAGGCGTCGGGCAATCTCGGTCCGGTCCTCCTTCGGCTGGCCGATATGCAGGAGAAGAACCGCTCCATGGCGATGAAGGCGCTCTCCGCGTTGATCTATCCGGCGGTTGTCTTCATCGTCGCGGTGCTGGTCATCGTGGCGCTGATGAATTTTGTCGTACCGCAGATCGTCGGCCAGTTCGCGCGCGCCGATGAAGATCTGCCGCTGATCACCGATATCGTGATCGGCACGTCGAATTTCATTCGTGACTGGGGCTGGCTGCTCCTCCTCGTTCTTGTCGGCAGCGGCATTGCCTTCTGGCAGATGCGCCGCCGCCCGGTGTCGCGGATGAAGATGGACCGGATGATCCTGAGCTTGCCCTTGATCGGAGGCCTCGCGCGGGAGCTTGATGCGGCCCGGTTTGCGCGGACGCTGGCCACGCTTTTCTCGTCCGGGGCGCCGCTGCTCGACAGTTTGCGCTCGGCCAAAAGGACGGTGACCAATTCGTGGATTTCGGACCGGCTGGAGACGACCCTGACAGGGGTGCGCGAGGGCGCCTCGCTTTCAACGGCGATCCGCCGGGCGGAGGTCTTCCCGCCGATGATGGCCTCGATGATTGCCGCCGGTGAGCGTTCAGGCCGTCTGCCGGATCTGCTCGAGCGCACGGCTGCTCAGATGGAGGGCAGTTTCGAGACGGCGGTGAATGTCACTTTGCGGCTCCTTGAACCGCTGGTGATCGTGATTTTAGGCGGGATAGTGCTCCTCATCGTGCTCGCGATCATGCTACCCATCCTGCAGATCAATACGATGGCGCTCTAA
- the gspG gene encoding type II secretion system major pseudopilin GspG, whose translation MTKTARKKAQRGLTLIELLVVIVILGILSTIVAVNVLPAGDRARVQSAQTQVDMLESAVRQYKLDMTHFPSQDQGLTALVQMPQNERNAAAYRPGGYLESRELPTDPWGNPYQYAIPGEGGAEFDIYSYGPDGRPGGNDDIGSWN comes from the coding sequence ATGACAAAAACCGCCCGCAAAAAGGCCCAGCGCGGCCTGACCCTGATCGAGCTGCTTGTCGTGATCGTGATCCTTGGGATCCTCTCGACGATCGTGGCGGTCAATGTGCTGCCTGCCGGTGACCGGGCGCGGGTCCAGTCGGCTCAGACGCAGGTCGATATGCTTGAAAGCGCGGTTCGTCAGTACAAGCTCGATATGACCCATTTCCCGAGCCAGGATCAGGGGCTGACGGCTCTCGTCCAGATGCCGCAGAATGAGCGCAATGCCGCTGCCTACCGCCCCGGCGGCTATCTTGAATCGCGCGAGCTGCCGACTGATCCGTGGGGCAATCCATATCAATATGCGATCCCGGGCGAAGGTGGGGCGGAGTTCGACATCTACTCCTACGGGCCGGATGGCCGGCCGGGCGGAAATGACGATATTGGCAGCTGGAACTAA
- the gspE gene encoding type II secretion system ATPase GspE, with product MGHDAAGRGIVGARVDAKGEVDAGPWALAEAYRAAGGPIGVEGLPADIFERKLSEIYSAEGLAAATFNDDADGDELSGLAEGLPSTADLLDTEDDAPVIRLINALIAEAVKTRASDIHVEPYETELSIRLRIDGVLREVLSLPPKLTPVLISRVKVMARLDIAESRVPQDGRISLSMGGRYVDVRVSTLPSRFGERIVMRLLDKEQARLDLDTLGMPAGTLARFKKVIRRPNGIILVTGPTGSGKTTTLYSALTLLNDPGVNILTVEDPVEYALDGIGQTQVNSKVGMTFATGLRAILRQDPDIVMVGEIRDVETAQIAVQASLTGHLVLSTVHTNSAVGAVTRLRDMGVEPFLLSSTVAGVLAQRLVRRLCESCKAPREATESDLTLMSLPSTDKVVVHEPVGCPRCNHTGFEGRIGLYELIVADETFRRLLHDDASEQALAAHAFADTPTLASSGYEHVRAGRTSLSEVLRVAQEAEGGA from the coding sequence ATGGGCCATGATGCGGCGGGGCGCGGCATTGTCGGCGCCCGCGTCGATGCCAAGGGCGAAGTTGATGCAGGGCCTTGGGCGCTGGCTGAAGCCTATCGCGCCGCTGGCGGACCAATCGGGGTCGAGGGACTGCCGGCCGATATATTTGAGCGCAAGCTTTCCGAGATTTACTCCGCCGAAGGGCTGGCGGCTGCCACTTTCAATGATGACGCGGATGGCGATGAGCTGTCAGGGCTGGCCGAAGGGCTGCCCTCCACCGCTGACCTTCTCGATACGGAAGATGATGCGCCGGTTATCCGCCTGATCAATGCGCTCATCGCCGAGGCGGTCAAGACACGCGCCTCAGACATCCATGTCGAGCCATACGAGACCGAGCTGTCGATCCGCCTTCGGATCGATGGGGTCTTGCGCGAGGTGCTGTCGCTGCCGCCGAAACTGACGCCCGTGCTGATCAGCCGGGTCAAGGTCATGGCGCGGCTTGATATCGCTGAGAGCCGCGTGCCGCAGGACGGGCGGATCAGCCTTTCCATGGGCGGGCGATATGTCGATGTGCGGGTTTCGACGCTGCCCAGCCGGTTTGGTGAGCGCATCGTGATGCGCCTTCTCGACAAGGAGCAGGCGCGGCTCGACCTTGATACGCTGGGGATGCCGGCGGGCACGCTGGCGCGGTTCAAGAAAGTCATCCGCCGCCCAAATGGCATCATTCTTGTGACCGGCCCGACGGGCTCGGGCAAAACGACGACGCTTTATTCCGCCCTCACCCTGTTGAACGACCCGGGGGTCAATATCCTGACGGTCGAAGACCCTGTCGAATATGCGCTCGACGGGATCGGACAGACGCAGGTGAACTCCAAGGTCGGCATGACCTTCGCGACGGGCCTTCGCGCGATCCTCCGTCAGGACCCTGACATTGTCATGGTGGGTGAGATCCGGGATGTCGAAACCGCGCAGATCGCGGTGCAGGCCTCCCTGACCGGCCACCTTGTGCTGTCGACCGTGCACACCAATTCGGCTGTCGGCGCGGTCACCCGCCTGCGCGATATGGGCGTTGAGCCTTTCCTGCTTTCCTCAACGGTCGCCGGAGTTCTGGCCCAGCGCCTCGTCCGGCGGCTTTGTGAAAGTTGCAAGGCACCGCGCGAAGCCACCGAGAGCGACCTTACGCTGATGAGTCTTCCGTCTACGGATAAGGTTGTGGTGCATGAGCCGGTTGGCTGCCCGCGCTGTAATCACACTGGGTTTGAGGGGCGGATCGGGCTTTATGAGCTGATCGTCGCGGATGAGACGTTCCGGCGGCTCCTTCATGATGATGCCTCCGAACAGGCGCTCGCCGCCCATGCCTTTGCCGACACGCCGACGCTTGCCTCTTCGGGCTATGAGCATGTGCGGGCCGGGCGAACCTCGCTCTCGGAAGTCCTCCGTGTAGCGCAGGAGGCGGAGGGCGGCGCGTGA
- the gspD gene encoding type II secretion system secretin GspD: protein MTIRPIISGLAAALLLGVSSPALAAIQQGGGSQLNYEGADLAAFARDVAFRTNRAFVIDPRLSGRVNIISPPGLTLSEDEVWEVFLATLQVNGYAAVPIGEREYRIVPSGQAIRDGSNANQPAGGGSTVTRVVRLRNVAAATAAANLRGIAGETGLVTPITESNSLIIVDNASNMARLLSVVDSIDVDDSIVRTVQIKNAAANQVAATLQSMLSRNNAAGQPAGVSVVAVDANNTVLLRGDAASVNRLLPVIEQLDTATLSDVTLDTIYLNHADAEEIVPIIQQLLNERPTAQGGGEGANARPATAMGSSVAFHKGTNALIVNGSPETQRMVRSIVNRLDIRRPQVLIEAVVVSVSDNTARELGVQYVSGGGDIPLSAASFGATSPNVISAAGAALFLADNQAGETQTTTQVIDGVVVTTEETVYDQNDPSIAIAGQLVEAAVSELLSFDGFLIGAGGDDGKGGVYGVLLSAIQSDSQSNILQVPSTVLLDNEEGLLSVGQEIPIITGEAIGSDFQGGFRQIERKDVGTILKVTPQINAGNSVRLEISLEISSLAFSTIGAGPVTNESLIETVTLAEDGQTLVIGGLVDSNRRDAESKVPLLGDIPIMGNLFKGQNRQEEKSTLMVFIRPTILRDGLDSDSVTARKYDYVRQQQLRKSKDGRVRIDDVMETYLGHMDGYSPRPQGDEDAPQIEGEAAGRAPK, encoded by the coding sequence ATGACCATCCGACCGATCATCTCCGGCCTCGCCGCCGCACTGCTTCTGGGCGTCTCGAGCCCGGCTCTTGCCGCCATTCAGCAAGGGGGCGGCTCCCAGCTTAACTATGAAGGGGCGGACCTTGCCGCCTTTGCCCGCGATGTCGCATTCCGCACGAACCGCGCCTTCGTCATCGATCCGCGCCTGTCGGGCCGGGTGAACATCATCTCGCCGCCGGGCCTGACCTTGAGTGAGGATGAGGTCTGGGAAGTCTTTCTCGCGACCCTGCAGGTCAATGGCTATGCCGCCGTGCCGATCGGTGAACGCGAGTATCGCATCGTGCCGTCAGGGCAGGCGATCCGCGATGGCAGTAATGCAAACCAGCCTGCAGGGGGCGGTTCGACCGTCACGCGAGTTGTCCGTTTGCGGAATGTTGCAGCGGCGACAGCGGCGGCGAACCTGCGCGGGATCGCCGGGGAGACAGGGCTTGTCACCCCGATCACGGAAAGCAATTCGCTGATCATCGTCGATAATGCCTCCAACATGGCGCGGCTCCTCTCGGTCGTTGACAGTATCGATGTCGATGACTCAATCGTCCGCACCGTGCAGATCAAGAATGCGGCAGCCAATCAGGTGGCGGCCACGTTGCAGAGTATGCTCTCGCGCAATAATGCGGCGGGTCAGCCCGCAGGTGTCAGTGTCGTTGCTGTCGATGCGAACAACACGGTCCTGCTGCGCGGCGATGCGGCTTCGGTCAATCGCCTCCTGCCGGTGATTGAACAGCTCGATACCGCTACCTTGAGCGATGTCACCCTCGATACGATCTATCTTAATCATGCGGATGCGGAAGAAATCGTCCCGATCATCCAGCAGCTTCTCAATGAGCGCCCCACTGCGCAAGGCGGAGGCGAGGGGGCAAATGCGCGCCCGGCCACGGCGATGGGCTCATCGGTTGCCTTCCACAAGGGCACCAATGCGCTGATCGTCAATGGCTCGCCCGAGACCCAGCGCATGGTCCGCTCCATCGTCAACCGGCTTGATATCCGCCGGCCGCAGGTTCTGATCGAAGCGGTCGTGGTTTCGGTCTCCGATAACACCGCGCGGGAGCTGGGTGTTCAGTATGTATCAGGCGGCGGGGATATTCCTCTGTCTGCGGCCAGTTTCGGCGCGACCTCTCCCAATGTGATCAGTGCGGCGGGTGCGGCGCTCTTTCTTGCCGATAATCAGGCGGGTGAGACGCAGACAACGACGCAGGTGATCGATGGCGTTGTCGTGACGACGGAGGAGACGGTCTATGACCAGAATGATCCCTCCATCGCGATTGCGGGCCAGCTCGTCGAAGCAGCCGTCAGTGAACTGCTGAGTTTCGATGGTTTCCTCATTGGCGCGGGCGGCGATGACGGTAAGGGCGGCGTTTACGGCGTGCTCCTTTCCGCGATCCAGTCGGACTCGCAATCGAATATCCTGCAGGTGCCCTCGACGGTTCTTCTCGATAATGAGGAAGGGCTCCTTTCAGTCGGGCAGGAAATCCCGATCATCACGGGCGAGGCCATCGGCTCTGACTTTCAGGGCGGTTTCCGCCAGATTGAGCGCAAGGATGTCGGCACGATCCTGAAGGTCACGCCGCAGATCAATGCGGGCAATTCCGTCCGTCTGGAGATCAGTCTTGAGATTTCATCACTCGCTTTCTCGACCATCGGCGCGGGGCCGGTGACCAATGAAAGCCTGATTGAGACCGTTACGCTGGCCGAAGACGGCCAGACCCTCGTGATCGGCGGGCTGGTCGATTCAAACCGCCGCGATGCCGAAAGCAAGGTGCCACTGCTCGGCGATATTCCGATCATGGGCAATCTCTTCAAGGGCCAGAACCGGCAGGAAGAAAAATCGACCCTGATGGTCTTCATCCGTCCGACCATCCTGCGGGACGGGCTGGATTCCGATAGTGTCACGGCACGGAAATACGACTATGTCCGCCAGCAACAGCTTCGCAAAAGCAAGGATGGCCGTGTGCGGATCGATGATGTGATGGAAACCTATCTTGGGCATATGGACGGCTACTCACCGCGGCCGCAGGGCGATGAAGATGCCCCGCAGATCGAGGGCGAGGCCGCAGGGCGCGCGCCCAAGTGA